Below is a genomic region from Kryptolebias marmoratus isolate JLee-2015 linkage group LG12, ASM164957v2, whole genome shotgun sequence.
ATTGACAGTGCTATCAAGGACTGCCAAGGTATTGTTTTTCTCTAACATCTTGTTAGGGAACAACTGGAGGGagataaattaacatttttaaaaagacagaggcacagatttatttactgtaaatgcttTAAGTGTTTTATCAGAGCATTGCTTTGCTGtaaatcagatttaaacttgGAGTTTCACTGGCAATGAAACATAAAGAGTTCTGTATTTTTCTattggtttctttaaaaaacgTTGACTTAAATCACTCCCgatgccactttttttttttcattaaaagtaTTCCTATGATTTAATAGGAGATGAATTGTTGGCGCAATTCTAATTCAGTCTCAAAAACTCCCGGCagcaaaactgatttaaatttctccttcagctccagACTCCTTCTGTGCAAATAAGTTTTTCCAGATAAGTGGCCTTTCCAAGAAAAGCCCTCAGGATGTGAAGAAGGTTTTCGAGATCCTGGACAACAACGCCAGTGGATATATTGAAGAGGAAGAGCTCAAGTGAGTGTGCAggactgttgtgtttttgcatgaTTCTATGTGTTCTGCTGATCCTTTTGGACACAAAATCTTATAGTTAGGTAACCTCACACATGTAAGAGGACTTTTATCGGAAGTTTATCAACTTTTGATAGCCGACATGAAAGTTGCAACTGCAATttatacaaaaatgtttaattaatgaACAAAATCTGACCTTTGGAGAAGCCACACTGCTTTTACACTAATTATTTATCAGCTAAAGCATGCTAAAAGCCACTGTGAGATAATAGTAACTGTGCAGCTAGTTACTTATTGAGCAAAAAACTTTAAGTCATACATTCGATTTAGTTTGCTCAGTGCAATATTTGTTTGCACCTAGAAGATTTTGCCAAAGTTTTGCATCATGTCCGCTCTTTTTAATATGttaaatggctgttttttttccccaacccAGAGTATTGCATTTTGCTTTGGCCTGATTTAGTTTGTGCCTTTTTGCTTTCCACCAGGTTTTTCCTCCAGAGGTTCAGTCCTGGGGCCCGGGTCCTGACAGACAAGGAAACCAAGGCCTTCATAAGCACCGCTGATGACAGCGACGGTCAAATTGGAGCAGAAGGTGAGGAGATTATTTCAGTATTCAGTCATTCCTGAAGGAGCAACAGACCTAAAGACACTGACTTAAACTGGACTGgtgaatttctttaaaatattttaattccatTCTGCAATTGGTTTCACAATAGTGCAACAG
It encodes:
- the LOC108241269 gene encoding parvalbumin, thymic CPV3-like — its product is MSVLISSVLSADAIDSAIKDCQAPDSFCANKFFQISGLSKKSPQDVKKVFEILDNNASGYIEEEELKFFLQRFSPGARVLTDKETKAFISTADDSDGQIGAEEFQAMVLS